The DNA sequence GCAGCGGGCCCGCGATGAGCGCCGCGATGGACGGCTCGGCGAGCATGCCGACCACCAGGTTGGTGACGGTGATGCCGAGCTGGGCGCCGGAGAGCTGGAAGGTCAGGCTCCGTACGGCCTCGAGCGCGCCCGCGGCGCCCCGCTCGCCGCGCTCGACGGCCCGCTCCAGCTCGGCGCGCTCGACCGTGGTGAGGGAGAACTCCGCCGCGACGAAGGCGCCGCACGCGAGCGAGAGCAGGATCGCCGCCAGGAGGAGGAGCACTTCTGTCATCGGGTCACCTCCGTCCCATCGTCGGACAGGACGGGGACGAATGCGCGATGTCGCGGACTGGGAGGCTCGCCCATGGGCGGACGCACACAACCTTTCATGGAGGACCGGGTGACCCCACAAGAGTAAAGGACCGGCAAAGGAGGGTGGCCGGGCTGTGGATCAGCCGGTGAGGGGCTTCACCCAGCGCCGCCAGTGTTCCTCCGGCGCGTACCCCGCCGCGCCCCAGGCATGGTGCGCGGTCTCGTTGCGCCGGAGCACCATCGCGTCCGCGCGGCGCCCGCCGAGCCGCACGAACCGCTCCTCCGCGGCCGCCAGCAGCGCGGTGGCGACGCCCTGGCGGCGGTGGCCTGGATGCACCGCCAGCCGGTAGAGATGGCACCGCCAGCCGTCGAACCCCGCGATCACCGTGCCGACCGGCTCGCCGCCGTACTCGGCGAGGATCAGCGCCTCGGGATCGCGGGCGACCAGCCGCTCCACGCCCTCCAGGTCGTCGCTGATGCTCGTGCCCTCGGCGGCCACCTTCCAGAAGGCCAGCACACGGTCCAGGTCGCCGGGCCCGGCGGCCCGTATACGCAGCTCACTCATGAGCCGATCCCAGCACGCCCGGCCGGCCCGGGCCGGGAATTCCGCGATCCGGACCGTCCGCCGCGCGGCTCACTCGTGCGCGATCGCCTCCAGCACGTTCATCCGCGACGCCCGCAGCGCCGGCAGCAGCGCCGCCGCGATGCCCACCACCACCGAGCCGACGACGACCGCGACGACGGTGCCCCAGGGGACGGCCAGCGCGGTCATGCCCTGCAGGGCCAGGACCTGCTGCATGCACAGACCCCACACCAGCCCCAGCGCGAGTCCGAGCACGGCGCCGAAGACGGCGATCACCACCGACTCCAGGCGGATCATCCGCCGCAGCTGCCGCCGCGCCAGGCCGATCGCCCGCAGCAGACCGATCTCCCGGGTGCGTTCCACCACCGACAGCGCGAGGGTGTTGACCACTCCCAGCACCGCGATGACGATCGCCAGGCCCAGCAGGGCGTAGACGAGGTACAGCAGGACGGCGATCTGGTCGTGCACCAGGTCCTTGTAGTCGGCCTGGTCGCGGACCTGCGCCTGGGGATACGGGTCGAGGGCCGACTCCAGCCGGTCGCGCAGGGCGTCCGTGCCGGTCCCGTCGGCGGCGTTGACGTACAGCGCGGAGTCCTGGCCGCCCGGCATGTACTCCTCGACCGTCGCGATGCCGAAGAACAGCCCGCCCCGCATCCCGAAGCCCTCGCCGCCCTCCATGTCGGTGAGGGCGGTCACCGTCAGCTCGGTGCGCCGGCCGCCGGGGAACTCGACCGGGAGCGTGCCGCCGATCCGCACGCCGTGCTCCGCGGCGAAGCCGGCGTCCATGGCGAGGCCGCCGTCCGCCAGGGCCGCCGCGCGCGTACGTCACCCGCGCGACGTCGTCGACCCGGTCGTCGTACCCGGCGGCGGTGGTCTCGACCCGCTCCCCGTCCGGCAGCCGTACCGCCACCGGCGCGAACCGCTGCCGCACCACCAGCCCCACGCCCTCCGTGTCCCGCACCCGGTCGGTGACCTCCTGGGAGAACGGCATGAAGCCGGCGTCCTGGATCACGAAGTCGGCGCCGAGCGTCCTGTCGATCTGCTCGTCGAAGGACCGGGACATCGAGGCACCGGCCACCGACATCCCGCCGACCAGGGCGATCCCCACCATCAGCGCGGCGGCCGTCGCCCCCGTACGGCGCGGATTGCGCAGGGCGTTGCGCCGGCTCATCAGGCCCACCGCGCCGAACAGCGCGGGGAAGGCCGCGCCGAGCACCCGGATCACCGGCCGCACCAGCAGCGGACCGGCGACGACGGTCGCGATCAGCGTGAGGACGACACCGAGCCCCAGCAGCGAGGCCGCCCGGGCCGTCCCGGTGGCGGCCGCACAGCCCGCCAGCGCGGCCGCGCCGAGCGCGCCCACCACGGACCCCACCACGGCGCGCGCCCGCAGCGGCCGCCCCACCCCGGCGATCTCCGCGTCGGCCAGCGCGGCCATCGGCGACACGGCCGCCGCGCGGCGGGCCGGGAGATACGCCGCGACGAAGGTGACCCCCACGCCGACGGCGTACGCCGTGACGGGCGTGACCCACCCGATCACCATCTCCGTCGTCTTCAGGTTCATGCCGAAGACGCCCATCAGCCGGATCAGCCCGGAGGCGAGCCCGATG is a window from the Streptomyces capillispiralis genome containing:
- a CDS encoding GNAT family N-acetyltransferase, with the protein product MSELRIRAAGPGDLDRVLAFWKVAAEGTSISDDLEGVERLVARDPEALILAEYGGEPVGTVIAGFDGWRCHLYRLAVHPGHRRQGVATALLAAAEERFVRLGGRRADAMVLRRNETAHHAWGAAGYAPEEHWRRWVKPLTG